The following are from one region of the Populus trichocarpa isolate Nisqually-1 chromosome 8, P.trichocarpa_v4.1, whole genome shotgun sequence genome:
- the LOC7473466 gene encoding plastid-lipid-associated protein 6, chloroplastic — MASVSSPLHPPVFSLSPPPPAAKCKLPSKVHTVQRTSPSPHETRTGRDSSYTHHRQRSVVLRSALDEIYVLDPPPSSPYEEGKTEPIASLKLKLLSVVSGLNRGLAASEDDQQKADAAAKDLEAAGGLVDLSKDIDKLQGRWKLIYSSAFSSRTLGGSRPGPPTGRLLPITLGQVFQRIDVLSKDFDNIVELELGAPWPLQPVEVTATLAHKFELIGSAKIKITFEKTTVKTTGNLSQLPPLEVPRIPDALRPPSNTGSGEFEVTYLDADTRVTRGDRNELRVFVLS, encoded by the exons atggcATCTGTAAGCTCTCCACTTCACCCTCcagtattttctctctctcctcctcctcctgctgCAAAATGTAAACTTCCCAGCAAAGTTCACACTGTACAAAGAACTTCACCAAGTCCACATGAAACTCGAACAGGACGTGACAGTTCTTATACACACCATCGACAGAGAAGTGTTGTGTTGAGGTCAGCTCTTGATGAAATTTATGTTCTGGACCCACCTCCATCTTCGCCATATGAAGAGGGAAAAACTGAACCCATTGCTTCTCTGAAACTCAAATTGCTG AGTGTTGTTTCTGGCCTGAACAGAGGTCTTGCTGCTAGCGAAGATGATCAACAGAAGGCAGATGCTGCCGCCAAGGATCTTGAAGCTGCAGGAGGACTAGTTGATCTCTCAAAGGATATCGATAAGCTGCAAGGGAGATGGAAGCTTATTTATAGCAGTGCATTCTCATCTCGCACCCTAGGTGGAAGTCGTCCTGGACCACCCACTGGAAGGCTGCTCCCCATAACTCTTGGTCAG GTCTTCCAAAGAATCGATGTCCTAAGCAAAGATTTTGACAACATCGTAGAACTTGAACTAGGAGCTCCATGGCCCCTACAACCTGTTGAAGTGACTGCCACATTGGCCCACAAATTCGAACTCATAG GATCGGCGAAGATTAAAATAACATTCGAGAAAACAACTGTTAAGACAACCGGGAATTTATCACAACTTCCACCCTTAGAAGTACCTCGAATTCCAGATGCATTACGGCCCCCATCTAATACTGGAAGTGGTGAATTTGAAGTTACCTACCTTGATGCTGACACTCGTGTCACAAGAGGAGATAGAAACGAGCTTCGAGTTTTTGTACTATCGTGA